The following proteins come from a genomic window of Planctomycetota bacterium:
- the mtaB gene encoding tRNA (N(6)-L-threonylcarbamoyladenosine(37)-C(2))-methylthiotransferase MtaB, giving the protein MSAGPDVVAPPRRLAPSDAPEPTFAPDAPRLRTVTLGCKVNQYETEFVRQGLAEVGYRDAGDEEAADVCLVNTCTVTHEGDAKSRQAIRKLAQRNPGAQIIVMGCYATRAPGEVAALPGVSEVITNKRELPDLLQRFGLVDVPTGISRFRHRQRAYVKVQDGCMLHCSFCIIPSVRPQLASRPMAHIVDEARRLVDNGYHEIILCGIHLGHYGVELNRGRPKNEWTRLSHLVDRLAQLPGDFRIRLSSIEATELTHELIDVMHHWPQKVCPHLHVSMQSGSDGVLRRMRRRWGARRFLDRCRLVQSALELPALTTDVIVGFPGETEAEFAETLAVCREVGFSKLHVFPFSARRGTPAAEMGAQVAPEARRERCQRLTALEAELRQQYHARLLGRELQVLVEPSTAAPAGTMLGTACRYATIAVPAGAARFGTFVTARAERQDGELIYATPLAR; this is encoded by the coding sequence ATGAGCGCCGGCCCCGACGTGGTCGCGCCGCCGCGCCGGTTGGCGCCTTCCGACGCCCCGGAACCGACCTTCGCCCCCGACGCGCCGCGGTTGCGAACCGTCACGCTCGGTTGCAAGGTCAACCAGTACGAAACCGAGTTCGTCCGTCAGGGGCTGGCCGAGGTCGGCTATCGGGACGCCGGCGACGAGGAAGCGGCCGATGTCTGCTTGGTGAACACCTGCACGGTGACGCACGAAGGAGACGCCAAGAGTCGCCAGGCGATTCGCAAACTGGCCCAGCGGAACCCCGGCGCGCAGATCATCGTGATGGGCTGCTATGCCACGCGCGCGCCCGGCGAAGTGGCCGCGCTCCCCGGCGTGTCCGAGGTAATTACCAACAAGCGCGAGCTGCCCGATTTGTTGCAACGATTCGGGCTAGTCGATGTACCGACGGGCATTTCGCGATTCCGCCATCGGCAACGGGCCTATGTCAAAGTGCAAGACGGCTGCATGTTGCATTGCAGCTTCTGCATCATCCCTTCGGTTCGGCCGCAACTGGCCAGCCGCCCGATGGCCCACATCGTCGACGAGGCCCGTCGGCTGGTCGACAACGGCTACCATGAAATCATTCTCTGCGGCATCCACCTGGGGCACTATGGCGTCGAGCTGAATCGTGGCCGGCCAAAAAACGAGTGGACGCGGCTGTCGCACCTGGTCGATCGGCTGGCGCAACTGCCCGGTGACTTTCGCATTCGTCTGTCGAGCATCGAAGCCACCGAGCTGACCCACGAGCTGATCGACGTCATGCACCACTGGCCGCAAAAGGTCTGCCCGCACCTGCACGTTTCGATGCAAAGCGGCTCCGATGGCGTGTTGCGCCGGATGCGCCGCCGCTGGGGGGCGAGGCGATTCCTCGACCGTTGCCGGCTGGTCCAGTCGGCGCTTGAACTGCCGGCGCTGACCACCGACGTGATCGTCGGCTTTCCCGGTGAAACCGAGGCCGAGTTCGCCGAGACGCTGGCCGTGTGCCGCGAGGTGGGGTTCTCGAAGCTCCACGTCTTTCCGTTCAGCGCGCGGCGCGGTACACCGGCCGCCGAAATGGGCGCGCAGGTTGCGCCCGAGGCGCGGCGCGAGCGGTGCCAGCGGCTGACCGCGCTCGAAGCCGAGTTGCGCCAGCAGTACCACGCTCGGCTGCTAGGGCGCGAGCTGCAAGTTCTGGTCGAGCCGTCAACCGCGGCGCCCGCGGGGACCATGCTCGGCACCGCCTGCCGCTATGCCACGATCGCGGTCCCAGCTGGCGCGGCACGATTTGGGACGTTTGTCACGGCCCGGGCCGAACGCCAGGATGGCGAGTTGATCTACGCCACGCCGCTAGCACGCTAG